A genomic window from Candidatus Omnitrophota bacterium includes:
- a CDS encoding N-acetylneuraminate synthase family protein, translating to MPDRPVYIIAEIGINHNGSLDNCLEMIDAAAAAGCNAAKFQHFKAKYLYPETAGKLDWKDAKGAYSYDIFDAAKRFEMPEAWITRLMRHCAAKKIDFLASVFDARGLRTMVRKGLKRIKIASYSLTNLPLLRECAKTKLPLIISTGGATLGEVEKAVFTVNRHHDKISLLHCSLKYPTPLKDCNLGVIDTLKLAFPGIAVGFSDHTAEASDAAAQAVYLGASIIEKHITLDRKMAGPDHFFALEPDEIEKMVKDVRSAETAYKRKNFTIDKLLYGTTAKVTFPHERYLRDFAFMSLFARRDIKKGRVIRPSHIAVLRPGKKAHGLAPEYMSLFEDHRVTAGMDIPSGEPITWADILR from the coding sequence GTGCCTGACAGGCCGGTGTATATCATCGCGGAAATAGGCATCAACCATAACGGCTCTCTCGATAACTGCCTGGAGATGATCGACGCCGCCGCAGCCGCGGGCTGTAATGCCGCTAAGTTCCAGCATTTCAAAGCGAAATATCTTTATCCGGAAACGGCGGGCAAGCTGGACTGGAAAGACGCCAAAGGGGCGTATTCTTACGATATTTTCGATGCGGCAAAGCGGTTTGAAATGCCCGAAGCGTGGATTACGCGGCTCATGCGCCATTGCGCCGCCAAGAAGATCGATTTCCTTGCCTCTGTTTTTGACGCGCGCGGGCTCAGGACAATGGTTAGGAAGGGGCTGAAACGGATCAAGATCGCCTCGTATTCGCTTACGAACCTCCCGTTACTCCGGGAATGCGCGAAGACAAAGCTTCCGCTTATCATCTCTACGGGGGGCGCGACGCTCGGCGAGGTAGAAAAGGCCGTCTTCACCGTTAATCGTCACCATGACAAGATCTCGCTCTTGCATTGTTCTCTGAAGTATCCGACGCCGCTCAAGGACTGCAACCTCGGGGTGATCGATACCCTGAAGCTGGCTTTTCCGGGCATCGCGGTCGGATTCTCCGACCACACCGCAGAGGCCTCCGACGCCGCGGCGCAGGCGGTCTATCTCGGCGCTTCTATCATAGAAAAACACATTACCCTGGACAGAAAAATGGCAGGCCCTGACCATTTCTTTGCGTTGGAACCGGATGAGATTGAAAAGATGGTAAAGGATGTCAGGTCGGCGGAAACCGCGTATAAGCGTAAAAATTTCACTATCGATAAACTTTTGTACGGCACGACGGCCAAGGTGACATTTCCCCATGAACGTTACCTGAGGGATTTTGCCTTCATGAGCCTTTTTGCGCGCAGGGACATTAAGAAGGGGAGGGTAATAAGGCCCTCGCACATCGCCGTCCTCAGGCCCGGCAAAAAGGCGCATGGGCTTGCGCCGGAATATATGAGCTTATTCGAGGATCACAGGGTCACCGCTGGAATGGATATCCCGTCAGGTGAACCTATTACCTGGGCGGATATTTTAAGATGA
- a CDS encoding GNAT family N-acetyltransferase codes for MKYMKDITLKAAGAKIRLKFLQWDTGFFGRPSFLLDAGRLELTPSSELDGKFRRSFKDTFITAKIDTATEIRVLDFLYSTGFKYINTEVTLKYQDKGCCAGRSKAAQAKRGALGCKIEKLETNEGLPYSRLGSVFTCDRFHSDPHIRKEKADLLWINYLKNFKPSATRFLFVARIGDEAAGVILCHKDARMKRVFLAYVAVAEKFAGAGVGTALIQHVIRHFRRFEMVTETQVGNISAMNFYIRNGFSVIEKTRTILHRWSR; via the coding sequence ATGAAATATATGAAAGACATCACGCTTAAGGCGGCCGGCGCGAAGATCCGCCTGAAGTTTTTGCAGTGGGACACCGGTTTTTTCGGAAGGCCTTCTTTTCTGCTGGATGCCGGCAGGCTGGAATTGACGCCGTCTTCCGAGCTTGACGGCAAGTTCAGGAGGTCCTTCAAGGATACATTTATTACCGCTAAGATCGACACGGCAACCGAAATAAGGGTATTAGATTTTTTGTATTCTACCGGTTTTAAATACATTAATACCGAAGTAACCCTTAAATATCAGGATAAGGGATGCTGCGCCGGAAGGTCTAAGGCTGCGCAAGCCAAGAGGGGAGCGCTTGGTTGTAAGATAGAAAAGCTGGAAACGAATGAAGGCCTGCCGTATTCCAGGCTGGGCTCGGTCTTCACATGCGACCGTTTCCATAGCGATCCGCATATACGGAAAGAAAAAGCGGACCTGCTTTGGATCAATTACTTAAAAAATTTCAAACCATCCGCAACGCGTTTTCTCTTCGTCGCGCGGATCGGTGATGAAGCCGCGGGAGTCATCCTGTGCCATAAGGATGCGCGGATGAAAAGGGTCTTTTTGGCCTATGTGGCGGTAGCGGAAAAGTTCGCGGGCGCAGGGGTGGGCACCGCGTTGATACAGCATGTTATCAGGCATTTCAGGCGCTTTGAAATGGTGACCGAAACGCAGGTCGGGAATATTTCGGCTATGAATTTTTACATCAGGAACGGGTTTTCCGTGATCGAAAAAACCAGGACCATATTACACAGGTGGAGCCGATGA
- a CDS encoding PIG-L deacetylase family protein, which yields MKNLIIAAHPDDEILGCGGLIAKQKKCGIDSYVVILTDGAKGRYSPRQAAALRKNALEANKKVGTKKVFFEDFPNQKLDAIALSGIIGCIEKYISRLDADSLYTHHAADLNKDHRIAYEASITAARPIPGQKIKRLFTYNVASATEWNSMEKEDLFIPNIFLDIAGEIGVKTAAMSRYESEARPYPHPRSPEAIKAYANYWGISAGIKYAEPFRLIREVRK from the coding sequence ATGAAAAACTTGATAATCGCGGCGCACCCCGATGACGAGATATTGGGATGCGGAGGTCTGATCGCCAAGCAAAAGAAATGCGGCATCGATTCATACGTCGTGATCCTGACTGACGGCGCAAAGGGAAGGTATTCGCCGCGGCAGGCTGCGGCGCTAAGGAAGAATGCCCTGGAGGCGAATAAGAAGGTCGGGACCAAAAAAGTCTTTTTCGAGGATTTCCCGAACCAGAAGCTCGATGCCATCGCGCTTTCAGGTATCATCGGGTGCATAGAAAAATATATATCGCGGCTGGATGCGGACAGCCTGTATACCCACCACGCCGCGGACCTGAATAAGGACCACCGGATTGCGTATGAGGCGTCGATAACCGCCGCCAGGCCCATCCCCGGGCAGAAGATAAAAAGGCTTTTCACGTATAATGTGGCTTCCGCTACCGAATGGAACTCCATGGAAAAGGAGGACCTGTTCATACCTAACATCTTTCTCGATATTGCCGGCGAGATCGGGGTGAAGACGGCGGCGATGTCGCGGTACGAAAGCGAAGCCAGGCCGTACCCGCATCCCAGGAGCCCCGAAGCCATAAAGGCTTACGCGAATTACTGGGGGATCTCGGCGGGCATTAAGTATGCCGAGCCGTTCAGGCTTATAAGGGAAGTGCGAAAATAG
- a CDS encoding methionyl-tRNA formyltransferase: MRIVFIGCVEIGMKCLRQVIKDGGDVAAIFTLSRKYAGRTSGFADFSAVARRHGIPLYRVRDLNDPVNISRIKKIGPGLIVICGWQRLVCAEILKVPGKGAIGFHSSLLPKYRGRAPVNWAIINGEKRTGVTMFYCDPQADTGDIIAQMSFPISLEDTCATVYDKAASAVCRLISRHLPEIEAGRARRIKNVSGNHKFWPKRRPEDGRINWNAPAIDVYNWIRALTHPYPGAFTYSKGVKYFVWSAKIGGSRRAAGDAGEILSVRKKGNKRSFLVSAKDRAIWISDVGAEGERPARDFAKGDRFI, from the coding sequence ATGAGGATAGTTTTTATAGGCTGCGTCGAGATCGGGATGAAATGCCTGAGGCAGGTAATAAAAGACGGCGGCGATGTCGCGGCTATATTTACCCTCTCCAGGAAATATGCCGGCAGGACCTCGGGGTTCGCGGATTTCTCTGCGGTCGCCCGGAGACACGGCATACCGCTGTACAGGGTAAGGGACCTCAACGATCCTGTGAATATCTCGCGCATTAAAAAGATAGGACCGGGATTGATAGTGATATGCGGCTGGCAAAGATTGGTCTGCGCGGAGATATTAAAGGTGCCCGGCAAAGGCGCGATAGGTTTTCATTCTTCATTGCTGCCAAAATACAGGGGCCGCGCGCCCGTGAACTGGGCGATAATAAACGGGGAAAAGAGGACCGGTGTTACCATGTTCTACTGCGACCCGCAGGCGGACACCGGGGATATAATCGCCCAAATGAGTTTTCCGATAAGCCTGGAGGACACGTGCGCTACGGTATATGACAAGGCCGCGTCGGCGGTGTGCCGTTTGATAAGCAGGCATCTGCCTGAGATCGAGGCGGGGCGCGCGCGCAGGATAAAGAATGTTTCCGGGAACCATAAGTTTTGGCCGAAGCGGCGGCCGGAAGACGGGCGCATCAACTGGAACGCCCCGGCTATCGATGTTTACAACTGGATACGGGCCCTGACCCATCCTTATCCCGGCGCGTTCACATATAGCAAGGGCGTAAAGTATTTTGTTTGGAGCGCGAAGATCGGCGGCTCCCGGAGGGCGGCCGGAGATGCCGGTGAAATACTGTCGGTGCGAAAGAAGGGCAATAAACGCTCGTTTTTGGTGTCTGCCAAGGACCGGGCTATCTGGATAAGCGATGTGGGAGCTGAGGGCGAAAGGCCGGCCCGTGATTTCGCAAAAGGCGACAGGTTTATTTGA
- a CDS encoding Gfo/Idh/MocA family oxidoreductase encodes MVRAGIIGCGNIAFKWDSPKGPHYNTHAKSYFNEPSARLVCCSDIIFDRAREMARVYPGVTPYRDYREMLRNERLDVVSVCATTSAHYEIIKWILENSEVRYILAEKPLTYEISQTAELTDLAKKKGANIAVNYLRRWDESINRVKRRITGGEFGDLQAGRAVYYGGFLQNAVHFVDLLLLFGLKPDFSLVAPGVKFYKDDFGASVLLKTKDGKPVFFSWVDGKDYPYLELDLFYKKARVRIGDQCEVDIYKARRSYLYPDFRELAAVRGYPSTISKAMKNSVSGIVKAFRAQSIDHGPMKNEMEIIRLASEIWRKARRP; translated from the coding sequence ATGGTCAGGGCAGGGATAATTGGTTGCGGGAATATAGCGTTTAAATGGGACAGCCCAAAAGGGCCGCATTATAATACGCACGCCAAATCGTACTTTAATGAGCCGTCTGCGAGACTGGTCTGTTGCAGCGATATCATATTCGACCGGGCGCGTGAAATGGCCCGCGTTTATCCGGGCGTCACCCCATACAGGGATTACAGGGAAATGCTCAGGAATGAGCGCCTTGACGTCGTCAGCGTCTGCGCTACGACATCGGCCCACTATGAAATAATAAAATGGATCTTAGAGAATTCGGAGGTCAGGTATATACTGGCGGAAAAACCGCTGACTTACGAGATCTCACAGACCGCGGAACTCACAGATTTGGCGAAAAAGAAAGGCGCTAATATCGCCGTAAATTACCTCCGTCGCTGGGATGAATCGATAAACAGGGTAAAGCGGCGCATAACCGGGGGCGAATTCGGCGATCTCCAGGCCGGACGGGCGGTCTATTACGGCGGTTTCCTGCAAAACGCGGTCCACTTTGTCGACCTCCTGCTGTTGTTCGGGCTCAAGCCGGATTTTTCGCTGGTCGCGCCAGGTGTCAAGTTTTATAAAGACGATTTTGGCGCTTCAGTTCTTTTGAAGACGAAGGACGGAAAACCGGTATTCTTCAGCTGGGTGGACGGGAAGGACTACCCATATCTTGAGCTGGACCTGTTTTACAAAAAAGCGCGCGTGAGGATAGGCGATCAGTGCGAGGTCGATATCTATAAGGCAAGGAGATCATATCTGTATCCCGATTTCCGGGAGTTGGCGGCTGTCCGCGGTTATCCTTCAACGATCTCGAAGGCAATGAAAAATTCCGTATCCGGTATCGTGAAGGCCTTCCGCGCGCAGTCTATAGACCACGGGCCCATGAAGAATGAAATGGAAATAATCAGGCTGGCGTCGGAGATCTGGCGCAAGGCAAGAAGGCCGTAA
- a CDS encoding DegT/DnrJ/EryC1/StrS family aminotransferase — translation MSRLAIFGGKPVRKRLFPFYRTVGKEEKKALCGVIDSGVLSEFLGSWDEKYFFGGPGVRRLEGEWAKYFGVKHAIAVNSCTSGLYCAAGAAGISLGDEVIVSPYTMSASATAAVVFQGVPVFADIEEDYFCLDPVSVEERITPRTRAIIVVDIFGQPYDADRINAIARRHKLAVIEDAAQAPGARYRGKYAGTLADIGVFSLNCHKHIQCGEGGIVVTDNDELADRVRLIRNHAEAVVGDKKQKNLVNMVGYNFRMTELEAAVSICQLKKLKGLLGARQDNCRYLESKLGAVPAIVIPPKRPHCEHAYYIQPFKFNKEAAGVGRDLFLDAVRAELAPTEKSEDLGVRIWGGYVRPLYMQPMYQKRIAYGRSGLPFSRKFYKGKADYSKGTCPVAERMYGSELFINDLMHAGMKKNDLDDVVSAFEKVWENRSELKRRSGA, via the coding sequence ATGAGCAGATTGGCGATTTTCGGCGGAAAGCCGGTCCGCAAGCGGCTTTTTCCTTTTTATAGGACAGTGGGAAAGGAAGAGAAGAAGGCGCTTTGCGGGGTCATAGATTCCGGGGTACTTTCGGAATTCCTGGGATCATGGGATGAGAAGTATTTTTTCGGCGGTCCCGGGGTGCGCCGGCTTGAAGGTGAATGGGCAAAATACTTCGGCGTGAAGCACGCTATTGCGGTCAATTCCTGCACGTCGGGACTTTATTGCGCGGCAGGCGCGGCGGGAATAAGCCTTGGGGACGAAGTGATAGTTTCACCCTATACCATGTCAGCCTCGGCCACGGCGGCCGTTGTTTTTCAGGGCGTCCCGGTCTTTGCCGATATAGAGGAAGATTACTTTTGCCTCGACCCGGTATCGGTGGAAGAGCGCATAACGCCCAGGACCAGGGCTATAATAGTTGTCGATATATTCGGCCAGCCCTATGACGCGGACAGGATAAATGCGATAGCCCGGCGCCATAAGTTGGCAGTAATAGAGGATGCCGCCCAGGCCCCCGGCGCGAGATACAGGGGAAAGTATGCAGGGACCCTGGCTGATATCGGCGTATTCTCCTTGAATTGCCATAAGCATATCCAGTGCGGGGAAGGCGGTATAGTAGTCACGGACAACGATGAATTGGCCGACCGGGTGCGGCTTATCCGTAACCACGCCGAAGCGGTCGTAGGAGACAAGAAACAAAAAAACCTCGTGAACATGGTAGGCTACAATTTCAGGATGACCGAGCTTGAAGCGGCGGTAAGCATATGCCAGCTGAAAAAGCTTAAGGGCCTGCTTGGCGCCCGGCAGGATAATTGCCGGTACCTGGAATCAAAGCTTGGCGCCGTACCGGCGATAGTAATCCCGCCCAAGAGGCCGCATTGCGAGCACGCGTATTATATACAACCGTTCAAATTCAATAAAGAGGCCGCAGGCGTAGGGCGGGACTTGTTCCTCGACGCGGTCCGCGCCGAGCTTGCGCCTACCGAAAAATCCGAAGACCTCGGCGTCCGCATATGGGGCGGATACGTGAGGCCCTTATATATGCAGCCGATGTACCAGAAGAGGATCGCCTACGGCAGGTCCGGCCTGCCGTTTAGCAGGAAGTTCTATAAAGGTAAGGCCGATTATTCGAAAGGGACCTGTCCTGTCGCAGAGCGCATGTACGGGTCGGAACTTTTTATAAACGACCTGATGCATGCCGGGATGAAGAAGAATGACCTGGATGATGTAGTGAGCGCGTTCGAAAAAGTCTGGGAGAACCGTTCCGAATTAAAAAGAAGGAGTGGTGCATGA
- a CDS encoding GNAT family protein, which produces MRSVFLEGKQIYLRAIEKGDVKGNYPQWLNDQEVCRNNAHGRFPNSAAKAKSYIDRVNNSGSDLVLAIVSKKNDRHIGNIALHGIDWIARNGEFAIIIGEKKYWGRGIAKEASGLLLRHAFLALNIHRVYCGTNEKNTAMQGLAAHMGMKKEGRRRQAFLKNGAYQDIIEYGILRDEYMRRKKAR; this is translated from the coding sequence ATGAGATCCGTATTTTTGGAAGGAAAACAGATATATCTCAGAGCTATTGAAAAGGGCGACGTTAAAGGCAATTATCCGCAGTGGCTTAACGACCAGGAAGTGTGCCGTAACAACGCACATGGGCGCTTCCCGAACTCGGCCGCCAAGGCTAAAAGTTACATAGACAGGGTGAATAACAGCGGCTCTGACCTTGTGCTTGCGATAGTGTCCAAAAAGAACGACCGGCATATCGGGAATATTGCGTTGCACGGGATCGATTGGATAGCGAGAAATGGGGAATTTGCCATAATCATCGGGGAAAAGAAGTATTGGGGCAGGGGAATAGCCAAGGAAGCGTCGGGCCTGTTATTGCGGCACGCCTTCCTGGCGCTTAATATACACAGGGTCTACTGCGGGACCAACGAGAAAAATACCGCGATGCAAGGGCTGGCCGCCCACATGGGGATGAAAAAAGAAGGCCGCAGGCGCCAGGCGTTCTTAAAGAACGGGGCCTACCAGGATATCATAGAATACGGCATATTGCGTGATGAGTATATGAGAAGAAAGAAGGCGAGGTGA
- a CDS encoding N-acetyl sugar amidotransferase produces the protein MGDKKRVKQTRYERLAKKAGYGNPLFHGKIRYCVRCCMPETAEGLAFDEMGICQPCRSSEQKIHINWKEREAKLRKILEKYRSKDGSNYDCIVPISGGKDSTFQLYVVTQVYKLNPLAVTFNHNWYSETGKYNLENALERFDVDHIMFTPKRSAVNKLAKKSLQLIGDTCWHCHAGVGAFPLQIAVKYKIKLLVWGEPGGENHGRATYFDPIPYDRDYFTKISARYYAEEVVDKNISLSDVLGYVLPSKEEVEKAGIVGIYLGDYMFWDDERQTEFVRDNFGWREDKIEGTYKGYKSAECRMAGMHDYSKFIKRGFGRGTDHASIDVRTGLLTREEGFELAKKHDAQRPSKSLDYYLKITGYSEKEFEKILKDKRGKKAKLLP, from the coding sequence ATGGGCGATAAAAAGCGCGTTAAGCAGACGCGTTACGAACGGTTGGCCAAAAAGGCCGGATACGGCAACCCGCTCTTTCACGGGAAGATAAGGTACTGTGTCCGCTGCTGCATGCCGGAGACGGCCGAAGGCCTGGCATTCGACGAGATGGGTATCTGCCAGCCCTGCCGTTCATCCGAGCAGAAGATACACATAAACTGGAAGGAGAGGGAGGCGAAGCTGAGGAAGATCCTCGAGAAATACCGCTCAAAGGACGGGAGCAATTACGACTGTATCGTCCCGATAAGCGGCGGAAAGGACAGCACCTTCCAGCTGTATGTTGTGACGCAGGTATACAAATTGAACCCTTTGGCGGTCACCTTCAACCATAACTGGTACAGCGAGACCGGCAAATATAACCTCGAGAACGCGCTAGAGAGATTTGACGTGGACCACATCATGTTCACGCCCAAAAGGTCGGCGGTAAATAAACTGGCGAAGAAATCCCTGCAGCTGATAGGGGACACGTGCTGGCATTGCCATGCCGGCGTGGGGGCGTTCCCTTTGCAGATAGCGGTGAAATACAAAATAAAGCTGCTGGTATGGGGCGAGCCGGGCGGGGAGAATCACGGCCGCGCAACGTATTTCGATCCCATCCCGTATGACCGCGATTATTTCACCAAGATATCGGCAAGATACTACGCTGAAGAGGTGGTAGACAAAAATATATCCTTAAGCGATGTCCTCGGGTATGTCCTTCCTTCAAAAGAAGAGGTTGAGAAGGCGGGCATCGTAGGTATCTACCTTGGGGACTACATGTTCTGGGACGACGAAAGACAGACAGAGTTCGTCCGCGATAATTTCGGCTGGCGCGAAGATAAGATCGAGGGGACTTACAAGGGATACAAAAGCGCCGAATGCAGGATGGCAGGGATGCACGATTATTCCAAATTCATCAAGAGGGGATTCGGCAGGGGCACCGACCACGCCTCGATCGACGTCCGCACCGGGCTATTGACTCGGGAGGAAGGTTTTGAGCTGGCTAAGAAGCATGACGCCCAAAGGCCTTCGAAATCTCTCGATTACTATCTTAAAATAACGGGTTACAGCGAAAAGGAGTTCGAGAAGATACTAAAAGATAAGCGCGGCAAAAAAGCGAAGCTGCTCCCGTGA
- a CDS encoding amidase — MKLNLLSATELIKKIKSKKVSVEEACRDCLEAVSAKDPVVKAWEYIDPESAIRHAKRLDKKKELGSLAGVPVGVKDIFNTSDMPTAMGSPLWKGFTPGNDARVVHSIRMQDGLVLGKTVSAEFAVHYLPKNKTVNPHDPRYSPGTSSSGSAAAVASYMVPLALGTQTAGSIIRPASYCGIYGFKPTFGTVPRTAMLKTTDSLDTVGLLARTVDDVKLLFDVIRVRGSNYPFVNATLDRYSPKRLPKRIKVGFISGGIHVFKKFEKYAMDAFDSYIRGLKGKRQVELVKIKPSADFNKIHDIHSTIYDKTLSYYFKDEFKQHTLISELMYEIIERGNRITGAEYADALGEQVRISARIGKELAGYDAVLTLSTSGEPPLIDEREKPDTCLIWTFLGYPVLNMPAFTGPNGMPFGLQVAAKKYDDYKMLHIAKNFLAKKDGRAAG, encoded by the coding sequence ATGAAATTAAACCTTCTTTCTGCGACAGAGCTGATCAAGAAAATCAAGAGTAAAAAAGTGAGCGTCGAAGAGGCCTGCCGCGACTGCCTGGAAGCGGTCTCGGCAAAAGACCCGGTAGTCAAGGCCTGGGAATATATAGACCCGGAATCGGCAATAAGGCATGCGAAGCGCCTCGACAAGAAGAAGGAATTGGGGTCATTGGCCGGCGTCCCGGTAGGAGTGAAGGATATATTCAATACCAGCGACATGCCTACCGCGATGGGGAGCCCCTTATGGAAGGGTTTTACGCCCGGCAACGACGCAAGGGTGGTCCATTCTATCCGCATGCAGGACGGCTTGGTGCTCGGCAAGACCGTCAGCGCCGAGTTCGCAGTCCATTACCTGCCTAAGAATAAAACGGTGAACCCGCACGATCCCCGTTATTCCCCCGGCACTTCATCGAGCGGCTCGGCCGCGGCTGTCGCTTCGTATATGGTGCCGTTAGCGTTAGGCACCCAGACCGCAGGTTCTATAATAAGGCCGGCGAGCTATTGCGGGATATACGGTTTTAAGCCGACGTTCGGGACGGTCCCGAGGACGGCCATGCTCAAGACGACGGATTCATTGGATACAGTAGGATTATTGGCCAGGACCGTCGATGACGTCAAGCTGCTTTTTGACGTCATCAGGGTAAGAGGGAGCAATTATCCTTTCGTCAACGCGACCCTTGACAGGTATTCCCCAAAAAGACTTCCCAAAAGAATCAAAGTCGGTTTCATTTCCGGCGGGATACATGTTTTTAAAAAGTTTGAAAAATACGCGATGGATGCGTTCGATTCGTATATCCGCGGCCTGAAGGGTAAGAGGCAGGTCGAGCTTGTCAAGATCAAGCCCTCCGCCGATTTTAATAAGATACATGACATCCACTCGACGATATACGACAAGACACTGTCCTATTATTTTAAGGATGAGTTTAAACAGCACACGCTTATCAGTGAACTGATGTATGAAATAATAGAGCGGGGCAACCGGATCACAGGCGCCGAATATGCCGATGCGTTAGGAGAGCAGGTCCGGATCAGCGCAAGGATAGGAAAGGAACTGGCGGGATACGATGCCGTGCTGACACTGTCCACTTCCGGAGAACCTCCTCTTATCGATGAGAGGGAGAAGCCGGATACCTGCCTGATCTGGACATTCCTCGGTTACCCTGTCTTGAACATGCCGGCATTCACCGGCCCGAACGGCATGCCTTTCGGCCTGCAGGTCGCGGCGAAAAAATATGATGATTATAAGATGCTCCATATCGCAAAAAATTTCCTTGCCAAAAAAGACGGTCGCGCAGCCGGATGA
- a CDS encoding ABC transporter ATP-binding protein has product MPKIGSLTKVRAMLTKDEKLKLFILSLGACILSVSEIFSIGIIIPVLGLFLAPEKIHSSKILSDLYVMSGAKNEASFLAMLIAAAFLIFLFKSVYSAAMLYYQQESMGRIYSRLSRDTLKAYLTKPYAFYLDSNSAVLFKNVSTEVSNFVYYFLNPVVSIISEAIIITGISLFLLALYPLLMVILVSVAGIATVCVNTFFKKRINAYARQREVFNEKMFKIALESLGAIKEIKLYNAQQFFISKYHDATRKYAEGFVKFSVLSGLPRYIFELILFAFILVMILASSYMQKTPAEVIPVLAVLAVAALRLLPSFTKIYASISYLQYGFNSMNIVHKILKEEVEDYDAVPAGGTGLQGGQGAGTLRLDNVTFRYKAAAAPIFKGLDISIPMGSTVAIAGETGAGKSTLIDIIVGLLGADQGKVFYRDQALDKGNMLQYRRSIGYIPQNIFLTDESISSNIAFGVPSEKVDAEKLRQVIRVSQLEDFVKELPAGVDTHVGEKGVRISGGQKQRIGIARALYRDPEILILDEATSALDGNTEAKVYNALKNLGRKMTVIIVTHRLHTLEHADHIYVIDGGKIVDEGTFSDLSKGSEAFKRIARQKSEGGDNG; this is encoded by the coding sequence ATGCCAAAGATAGGATCGTTGACTAAGGTCAGGGCGATGCTGACCAAAGATGAGAAGTTAAAACTTTTTATCTTGTCGCTCGGCGCATGCATATTATCGGTATCGGAGATATTCAGCATAGGGATCATAATACCGGTGCTGGGCCTCTTTCTTGCTCCGGAGAAGATACATTCTTCAAAGATACTGTCGGACCTTTATGTCATGTCAGGAGCGAAGAACGAGGCGTCTTTCCTGGCCATGCTGATCGCCGCCGCATTCCTGATATTCTTGTTCAAGTCCGTCTATTCTGCCGCAATGCTCTACTACCAGCAGGAGTCGATGGGGAGGATATATTCCCGCCTTAGCAGGGATACCTTGAAGGCATATCTGACCAAGCCCTATGCATTTTATCTTGACAGTAATTCGGCGGTGCTTTTTAAGAACGTCTCCACGGAGGTCTCGAATTTCGTATATTATTTCTTAAACCCTGTGGTCTCGATAATCTCGGAAGCTATAATCATTACCGGCATATCTCTCTTCCTGTTAGCCCTGTACCCGCTGCTGATGGTGATACTTGTTTCCGTCGCCGGCATTGCTACCGTATGTGTAAACACTTTCTTCAAGAAGCGCATAAACGCTTATGCGCGCCAGAGGGAGGTATTCAACGAAAAGATGTTCAAGATCGCGCTGGAATCCCTGGGCGCGATCAAGGAGATAAAGCTTTATAATGCCCAGCAGTTTTTCATATCAAAATATCATGACGCGACCAGGAAATACGCGGAGGGATTCGTCAAGTTCTCGGTCCTTTCGGGGTTGCCGCGTTACATATTCGAGCTCATACTGTTCGCTTTTATCCTCGTCATGATATTGGCCAGTTCCTACATGCAGAAGACGCCCGCGGAAGTAATCCCGGTGTTGGCCGTTCTCGCGGTAGCGGCATTAAGGCTTCTTCCTTCGTTTACCAAGATATATGCGAGCATCAGCTATCTCCAATACGGGTTCAACAGCATGAATATAGTGCATAAGATACTCAAGGAGGAAGTCGAAGATTATGATGCTGTACCTGCCGGGGGTACGGGCCTGCAAGGCGGGCAGGGGGCCGGGACCTTGCGGCTGGATAATGTCACGTTCCGCTACAAGGCGGCAGCAGCGCCCATCTTTAAAGGGTTGGATATTTCCATTCCCATGGGCAGCACGGTAGCTATAGCAGGCGAGACAGGCGCCGGCAAGAGCACCCTGATAGATATAATAGTGGGGCTATTGGGCGCAGACCAGGGCAAGGTCTTTTACCGTGACCAGGCGCTTGACAAGGGCAATATGCTGCAATACCGCCGGTCTATAGGGTATATCCCCCAGAATATATTCCTTACCGATGAGAGTATCTCGTCAAATATAGCTTTCGGGGTCCCCTCCGAAAAGGTCGATGCTGAGAAACTGCGGCAGGTCATTAGGGTCTCCCAGCTCGAAGATTTCGTGAAAGAATTGCCCGCAGGGGTCGATACCCATGTCGGCGAAAAAGGTGTGCGGATATCGGGAGGCCAAAAGCAGCGGATAGGCATCGCGAGGGCGCTCTACAGGGACCCCGAGATACTGATCCTCGACGAGGCCACATCGGCGCTGGACGGCAATACCGAGGCGAAGGTGTATAATGCGCTGAAAAATCTCGGAAGGAAGATGACGGTCATCATAGTTACGCACCGGCTGCATACGCTTGAGCACGCCGACCATATTTATGTCATTGACGGCGGGAAAATCGTCGATGAAGGGACTTTTTCGGACCTCTCTAAAGGATCCGAGGCATTCAAAAGGATAGCGAGGCAAAAATCAGAGGGAGGCGATAATGGTTGA